A region from the Linepithema humile isolate Giens D197 chromosome 1, Lhum_UNIL_v1.0, whole genome shotgun sequence genome encodes:
- the LOC105674748 gene encoding uncharacterized protein isoform X1, translated as MVADSENNTKSKNFTVENNVYIGKVVPYTSNYKSFGEMIWDSIKNNGNKIAHLDARTEEVVTYAELQDKIVRCALWLQEHGIKAGDVVTVCTNNHLNSIVPCLAASYVNVIFNTWNEHMDLQTALHFLQLSDPKVIFCSELSLDIIQSAIKKTNYDPIIVVFGNHPDAIPFANILNSYSNTEVANFRLAELDDIKRTACILHSSGTTGMPKGVELSNYTLIMIGADQNLNIVTAVTLWFSSLYWISGVLLNVKSITQSAKVIIYPEFDEEMTCKLIEKYEIVMLFLSTSMINRFLRAGYVKKYSLPSLRIIFGGGAILKPKSQEELRRLLPHVEILQAYGLTEVGGMAVMQNPNHKNGSCGTVASNVQVKIVDPKSGKVVGPNQSGEIWIRSKNIMNGYYKNPEATNSTVDKDGWLHSGDIGYFDSDGELFIFDRIKELMKYRGHQISPGEIEAVLQLHPGVLEVAVVAVPHATDDDHPLAYVSKKPGFKVTEKELIDLVASKMSDQYKLRAGVIFLDTFPYTGSGKIARKDLRAMAKKLEKIVSATFPT; from the exons ATGGTTGCGGACTCGGAGAATAAT actAAATCCAAGAATTTCACCgtagaaaataatgtttacatAGGCAAAGTGGTACCTTATACGAGTAATTATAAGAGTTTCGGAGAGATGATCTGGGATAGCATTAAAAACAATGGAAATAAGATCGCACAC TTGGATGCCCGCACGGAAGAAGTGGTCACATATGCGGAGCTGCAAGATAAAATTGTGAGATGCGCGTTATGGCTACAAGAACATGGAATTAAGGCGGGCGATGTTGTGACTGTGTGCACGAACAATCACCTGAATTCTATCGTGCCATGTTTGGCGGCGAGTTATGTCAACGTGATCTTTAATACGTGGAATGAGCATATGGACTTGC AAACTGCGCTACACTTTCTGCAGCTGTCTGACCCAAAGGTGATCTTCTGCAGCGAGCTATCCTTGGACATTATCCAGAGTGCGATAAAGAAGACGAATTACGATCCCATAATAGTGGTATTTGGCAATCATCCCGACGCAATTCCGTTCGCTAACATTTTGAACAGCTACAGCAATACGGAAGTGGCAAATTTTCGATTGGCCGAGCTCGACGACATAAAGAGAACGGCGTGCATCTTGCACTCATCAGGCACCACAGGGATGCCAAAGGGCGTTGAACTGTCCAATTACACTCTGATAATGATCGGTGCAGACCAGAACTTAAATATAGTTACCGCGGTGACACTTTGGTTTTCGTCTCTTTATTGGATTAGTGGAGTGCTGTTGAACGTAAAATCAATCACGCAGAGCGCAAAAGTAATCATTTATCCAGAATTTGATGAGGAAATGACATgcaaattgattgaaaaatacgaG ATTGTAATGCTTTTTCTAAGCACGAGTATGATCAATCGATTTCTCAGAGCGGGTTATGTAAAGAAGTATTCATTACCGTCGTTGAGAATCATATTTGGCGGTGGTGCAATTCTCAAGCCGAAATCTCAAGAAGAATTGAGACGTCTTTTACCGCACGTTGAAATACTTCAAGCTTACG GTTTGACGGAAGTCGGCGGAATGGCAGTGATGCAAAACCCGAATCATAAGAACGGGTCTTGCGGCACGGTAGCTTCAAATGTACAAGTAAAGATCGTGGACCCGAAAAGCGGAAAAGTTGTCGGACCGAATCAATCGGGAGAAATATGGATACGCTCGAAGAACATAATGAATGGTTATTACAAGAATCCTGAAGCGACAAACAGTACAGTTGATAAAGACG gaTGGCTACATTCAGGTGATATCGGTTATTTCGACAGCGATGGAGAACTTTTCATTTTCGACAGAATAAAGGAGCTTATGAAATATAGGGGACATCAAATATCACCTGGAGAAATTGAGGCTGTATTACAGTTACATCCAGGAGTGTTGGAAGTTGCAGTAGTAGCGGTACCTCATGCAACAGACGACGACCATCCTCTTGCTTATGTTAGCAAAAAGCCCGGCTTCAAG gtgacggaaaaagaattgataGATCTCGTTGCAAGTAAAATGAGTGATCAATACAAATTGCGTGCCGGAGTGATATTTCTGGATACTTTTCCGTACACAGGTTCTGGGAAAATCGCAAGGAAGGATTTAAGAGCAATGGCTAAAAAACTAGAAAAA ATCGTCTCAGCAACATTTCCGACTTGA
- the LOC105674748 gene encoding uncharacterized protein isoform X3, protein MLQLDARTEEVVTYAELQDKIVRCALWLQEHGIKAGDVVTVCTNNHLNSIVPCLAASYVNVIFNTWNEHMDLQTALHFLQLSDPKVIFCSELSLDIIQSAIKKTNYDPIIVVFGNHPDAIPFANILNSYSNTEVANFRLAELDDIKRTACILHSSGTTGMPKGVELSNYTLIMIGADQNLNIVTAVTLWFSSLYWISGVLLNVKSITQSAKVIIYPEFDEEMTCKLIEKYEIVMLFLSTSMINRFLRAGYVKKYSLPSLRIIFGGGAILKPKSQEELRRLLPHVEILQAYGLTEVGGMAVMQNPNHKNGSCGTVASNVQVKIVDPKSGKVVGPNQSGEIWIRSKNIMNGYYKNPEATNSTVDKDGWLHSGDIGYFDSDGELFIFDRIKELMKYRGHQISPGEIEAVLQLHPGVLEVAVVAVPHATDDDHPLAYVSKKPGFKVTEKELIDLVASKMSDQYKLRAGVIFLDTFPYTGSGKIARKDLRAMAKKLEKIVSATFPT, encoded by the exons ATGTTACAGTTGGATGCCCGCACGGAAGAAGTGGTCACATATGCGGAGCTGCAAGATAAAATTGTGAGATGCGCGTTATGGCTACAAGAACATGGAATTAAGGCGGGCGATGTTGTGACTGTGTGCACGAACAATCACCTGAATTCTATCGTGCCATGTTTGGCGGCGAGTTATGTCAACGTGATCTTTAATACGTGGAATGAGCATATGGACTTGC AAACTGCGCTACACTTTCTGCAGCTGTCTGACCCAAAGGTGATCTTCTGCAGCGAGCTATCCTTGGACATTATCCAGAGTGCGATAAAGAAGACGAATTACGATCCCATAATAGTGGTATTTGGCAATCATCCCGACGCAATTCCGTTCGCTAACATTTTGAACAGCTACAGCAATACGGAAGTGGCAAATTTTCGATTGGCCGAGCTCGACGACATAAAGAGAACGGCGTGCATCTTGCACTCATCAGGCACCACAGGGATGCCAAAGGGCGTTGAACTGTCCAATTACACTCTGATAATGATCGGTGCAGACCAGAACTTAAATATAGTTACCGCGGTGACACTTTGGTTTTCGTCTCTTTATTGGATTAGTGGAGTGCTGTTGAACGTAAAATCAATCACGCAGAGCGCAAAAGTAATCATTTATCCAGAATTTGATGAGGAAATGACATgcaaattgattgaaaaatacgaG ATTGTAATGCTTTTTCTAAGCACGAGTATGATCAATCGATTTCTCAGAGCGGGTTATGTAAAGAAGTATTCATTACCGTCGTTGAGAATCATATTTGGCGGTGGTGCAATTCTCAAGCCGAAATCTCAAGAAGAATTGAGACGTCTTTTACCGCACGTTGAAATACTTCAAGCTTACG GTTTGACGGAAGTCGGCGGAATGGCAGTGATGCAAAACCCGAATCATAAGAACGGGTCTTGCGGCACGGTAGCTTCAAATGTACAAGTAAAGATCGTGGACCCGAAAAGCGGAAAAGTTGTCGGACCGAATCAATCGGGAGAAATATGGATACGCTCGAAGAACATAATGAATGGTTATTACAAGAATCCTGAAGCGACAAACAGTACAGTTGATAAAGACG gaTGGCTACATTCAGGTGATATCGGTTATTTCGACAGCGATGGAGAACTTTTCATTTTCGACAGAATAAAGGAGCTTATGAAATATAGGGGACATCAAATATCACCTGGAGAAATTGAGGCTGTATTACAGTTACATCCAGGAGTGTTGGAAGTTGCAGTAGTAGCGGTACCTCATGCAACAGACGACGACCATCCTCTTGCTTATGTTAGCAAAAAGCCCGGCTTCAAG gtgacggaaaaagaattgataGATCTCGTTGCAAGTAAAATGAGTGATCAATACAAATTGCGTGCCGGAGTGATATTTCTGGATACTTTTCCGTACACAGGTTCTGGGAAAATCGCAAGGAAGGATTTAAGAGCAATGGCTAAAAAACTAGAAAAA ATCGTCTCAGCAACATTTCCGACTTGA
- the LOC105674748 gene encoding uncharacterized protein isoform X2, producing MVADSENNTKSKNFTVENNVYIGKVVPYTSNYKSFGEMIWDSIKNNGNKIAHLDARTEEVVTYAELQDKIVRCALWLQEHGIKAGDVVTVCTNNHLNSIVPCLAASYVNVIFNTWNEHMDLQTALHFLQLSDPKVIFCSELSLDIIQSAIKKTNYDPIIVVFGNHPDAIPFANILNSYSNTEVANFRLAELDDIKRTACILHSSGTTGMPKGVELSNYTLIMIGADQNLNIVTAVTLWFSSLYWISGVLLNVKSITQSAKVIIYPEFDEEMTCKLIEKYEIVMLFLSTSMINRFLRAGYVKKYSLPSLRIIFGGGAILKPKSQEELRRLLPHVEILQAYGLTEVGGMAVMQNPNHKNGSCGTVASNVQVKIVDPKSGKVVGPNQSGEIWIRSKNIMNGYYKNPEATNSTVDKDGWLHSGDIGYFDSDGELFIFDRIKELMKYRGHQISPGEIEAVLQLHPGVLEVAVVAVPHATDDDHPLAYVSKKPGFKVTEKELIDLVASKMSDQYKLRAGVIFLDTFPYTGSGKIARKDLRAMAKKLEKDIPVLLPL from the exons ATGGTTGCGGACTCGGAGAATAAT actAAATCCAAGAATTTCACCgtagaaaataatgtttacatAGGCAAAGTGGTACCTTATACGAGTAATTATAAGAGTTTCGGAGAGATGATCTGGGATAGCATTAAAAACAATGGAAATAAGATCGCACAC TTGGATGCCCGCACGGAAGAAGTGGTCACATATGCGGAGCTGCAAGATAAAATTGTGAGATGCGCGTTATGGCTACAAGAACATGGAATTAAGGCGGGCGATGTTGTGACTGTGTGCACGAACAATCACCTGAATTCTATCGTGCCATGTTTGGCGGCGAGTTATGTCAACGTGATCTTTAATACGTGGAATGAGCATATGGACTTGC AAACTGCGCTACACTTTCTGCAGCTGTCTGACCCAAAGGTGATCTTCTGCAGCGAGCTATCCTTGGACATTATCCAGAGTGCGATAAAGAAGACGAATTACGATCCCATAATAGTGGTATTTGGCAATCATCCCGACGCAATTCCGTTCGCTAACATTTTGAACAGCTACAGCAATACGGAAGTGGCAAATTTTCGATTGGCCGAGCTCGACGACATAAAGAGAACGGCGTGCATCTTGCACTCATCAGGCACCACAGGGATGCCAAAGGGCGTTGAACTGTCCAATTACACTCTGATAATGATCGGTGCAGACCAGAACTTAAATATAGTTACCGCGGTGACACTTTGGTTTTCGTCTCTTTATTGGATTAGTGGAGTGCTGTTGAACGTAAAATCAATCACGCAGAGCGCAAAAGTAATCATTTATCCAGAATTTGATGAGGAAATGACATgcaaattgattgaaaaatacgaG ATTGTAATGCTTTTTCTAAGCACGAGTATGATCAATCGATTTCTCAGAGCGGGTTATGTAAAGAAGTATTCATTACCGTCGTTGAGAATCATATTTGGCGGTGGTGCAATTCTCAAGCCGAAATCTCAAGAAGAATTGAGACGTCTTTTACCGCACGTTGAAATACTTCAAGCTTACG GTTTGACGGAAGTCGGCGGAATGGCAGTGATGCAAAACCCGAATCATAAGAACGGGTCTTGCGGCACGGTAGCTTCAAATGTACAAGTAAAGATCGTGGACCCGAAAAGCGGAAAAGTTGTCGGACCGAATCAATCGGGAGAAATATGGATACGCTCGAAGAACATAATGAATGGTTATTACAAGAATCCTGAAGCGACAAACAGTACAGTTGATAAAGACG gaTGGCTACATTCAGGTGATATCGGTTATTTCGACAGCGATGGAGAACTTTTCATTTTCGACAGAATAAAGGAGCTTATGAAATATAGGGGACATCAAATATCACCTGGAGAAATTGAGGCTGTATTACAGTTACATCCAGGAGTGTTGGAAGTTGCAGTAGTAGCGGTACCTCATGCAACAGACGACGACCATCCTCTTGCTTATGTTAGCAAAAAGCCCGGCTTCAAG gtgacggaaaaagaattgataGATCTCGTTGCAAGTAAAATGAGTGATCAATACAAATTGCGTGCCGGAGTGATATTTCTGGATACTTTTCCGTACACAGGTTCTGGGAAAATCGCAAGGAAGGATTTAAGAGCAATGGCTAAAAAACTAGAAAAA GATATCCCCGTGCTTTTGCCTCTTTAA